Within the Blastopirellula marina genome, the region TCATTCTTCGTACGGATATCGCTATGACTCTGAATCGTAAGCGGCCAGGCTTTACCCTGGTTGAGTTGTTGGTGGTGATCGCCATTATTGGCGTGCTCATTGCTCTTTTACTTCCTGCGGTCCAGCAAGCACGTGAAGCCGCCCGGCGAATGTCTTGCTCGAACAATCAAAAGCAGTTGGCATTGGCACTTCACAACTATCACGACACCCACGGTAGCTTTCCGCCAATGATCGTCCGGGAAGAAACCGCGACGGATGCGGCCTGGGCGTGGAGTGCACTGATCTTGCCAATGATCGAGCAGGCCAATATTTACGATACGCTTCAGGTTGGTAAACAGCGGCTAGTCGATGCCGCCGGTACGACTCAGGGGCCGAAGATTCTGGGACAGTCGCTCGAAGCATTCAATTGCCCATCCGATGCACGAACGAGCGACGCTTCGCCCCGCGCGGTCGCTGGGGCACCTCTCGGTTTATCGAGCTACCCAGGCGTCAACGGCACCGGTCCTCGTGTGTACTACTATGACGAAGGTCCCACCGCCTCGGCGTCCGGTATCTTTACCGACCGTGTAAAGGGGTATGCGTTCCGCGATATTACAGACGGTTCCTCGAACACCATGATGATCGGCGAACGTCACTTCAAGCTGCCGTTCAACACAAACACGACCTACACCCAATGGGCCGGCACGACCAATGGCAACCAAGACAACAGTGGCTACTACGGTTCCATGGAAGTCGCTGGATGCACCGGTTATCCGCTCAATGAGCCGGAACCCACCAATTGGCAGTTCCGTCACTGGTTCAGCAGCCTGCACCCAGGCGGAGCGATGTTCGCATTCGCAGACGGCAGCGTTCACTTCCTGCCTGAGACGATCGATCAGAATATCTACCAGAATCTCTCGAATCGATCCGACGGCAAGACTCTCGGCGAGTACTAGTCGACGGAATGCATGCGTTTCTAGAAGTTCTATTCGGGAGATCCGTCATGGTATGGCGATTGGCAATGCTCTTCGCTCTGATAACAACGCTTGGCTGTTTCAGCGGGCGACCAGACTTGGACTTTGGCAACGTGCACGGCAAGGTGACCCTACAAGGCAAACCCCTTGCCGATGCAACGGTTCGGTTTCAACCCGAGAGTGGTCGGCCTTCTTACGGAAAGACCAATCAGGCCGGTGAATACACGTTGAATTTCATGGGTAAGGAATGGGGCGCTTTGGTTGGTAAGCACCAGGTTGCAATTACCACCGAAGACCGCATCGAGAATCCAGAAACCGGTGAAGCACGCTGGCAACCAGAAATCCTTCCACCTAAGTACAACACGCAAACGGAATTGGCTGCTGTGGTGGAATCAGGCGAGAATGAAATTGACTTCACGCTCGATGAGATGAAAAAGGGAGCCAAACGCCCTTAGGGAATCTTTAAGCTGCCGTCTTCATTGAAGTCAAACGCTCCATAAGCGACTTCCCATAAGTACCCGTCGAGATCCGAAAAATAGCCGGCGTAGCCACCCCAAAAGGTGTCCTGCGCCGGCTTTTCGATTTTGGCACCGGCTGCTTCAGCTTGCGTCAAGATTCGATCGACGTCCTCTTTCTCTCGCACGTTGT harbors:
- a CDS encoding DUF1559 domain-containing protein, whose protein sequence is MTLNRKRPGFTLVELLVVIAIIGVLIALLLPAVQQAREAARRMSCSNNQKQLALALHNYHDTHGSFPPMIVREETATDAAWAWSALILPMIEQANIYDTLQVGKQRLVDAAGTTQGPKILGQSLEAFNCPSDARTSDASPRAVAGAPLGLSSYPGVNGTGPRVYYYDEGPTASASGIFTDRVKGYAFRDITDGSSNTMMIGERHFKLPFNTNTTYTQWAGTTNGNQDNSGYYGSMEVAGCTGYPLNEPEPTNWQFRHWFSSLHPGGAMFAFADGSVHFLPETIDQNIYQNLSNRSDGKTLGEY
- a CDS encoding carboxypeptidase regulatory-like domain-containing protein is translated as MVWRLAMLFALITTLGCFSGRPDLDFGNVHGKVTLQGKPLADATVRFQPESGRPSYGKTNQAGEYTLNFMGKEWGALVGKHQVAITTEDRIENPETGEARWQPEILPPKYNTQTELAAVVESGENEIDFTLDEMKKGAKRP